One window of the Clostridium sp. MB40-C1 genome contains the following:
- a CDS encoding FeoA family protein: MKNLCEIQTGKTVKVENLSAKDLLKERLLALGLTKGAFVEVMRKGPANNLTVYKIRGAMIALRNEEASLIDVSLN; the protein is encoded by the coding sequence ATGAAAAATTTATGTGAAATTCAAACTGGTAAAACTGTAAAAGTTGAAAATTTATCAGCTAAAGACTTATTAAAAGAAAGACTTCTAGCTTTAGGACTAACCAAAGGTGCCTTTGTAGAAGTTATGAGGAAAGGCCCAGCTAATAATCTTACTGTATATAAAATAAGAGGGGCAATGATTGCTTTAAGAAATGAAGAAGCATCCCTTATAGATGTTTCATTAAATTAG
- a CDS encoding metal-dependent transcriptional regulator — MAKEEFYTFREYMNNERNNLSACEEDYIEMIYRICIQNKGYTRVNDLALALNVKPPSVSKMVKKLGTKELIRYKKYGTIELSEGGEQIGKMLLDRHNIIEGFLNILNISNNLLEETEKIEHTISPQTVKAIKRLVDFFEINPDILNKFSLFMKEDDNEN, encoded by the coding sequence ATGGCCAAAGAGGAGTTCTATACATTTCGAGAATATATGAATAATGAAAGAAATAATTTAAGTGCCTGTGAAGAAGATTATATAGAAATGATATATAGGATTTGTATACAAAATAAAGGATATACAAGAGTTAACGATTTGGCTCTAGCACTTAATGTGAAACCGCCTTCTGTAAGTAAAATGGTAAAGAAACTAGGAACTAAAGAATTAATAAGATATAAAAAATATGGAACTATTGAATTAAGTGAAGGTGGGGAACAGATAGGAAAGATGCTTTTAGATAGACATAATATTATAGAGGGATTTCTAAACATATTAAATATATCTAATAATTTGTTAGAAGAAACTGAAAAAATAGAACATACTATTAGTCCACAAACAGTAAAAGCAATAAAAAGATTGGTAGATTTTTTTGAAATTAATCCAGATATATTAAATAAATTTTCTTTATTTATGAAAGAAGATGATAATGAAAATTAG
- a CDS encoding permease, whose amino-acid sequence MFIWLDKLMRLLVEKVLNISMESRLGSSVHFFFYDTIKIIILLGIMIFIISYIRSYFPPERTKKILERFTGIKGNIMASILGIVTPFCSCSSVPLFIGFVEAGIPLGVTFSFLITSPIVNEAAFAVLLASFGWKIAVFYVITGVVVGVAGGIIIGKLNMEKQVEEYVYEMQMGEIEIEELTTRGRVDFAIQNVKDIIKRVWIFLLIGIGIGAFIHGWAPAEVLSKYAGGNNPFAVIVAVIIGVPLYSNALGTIPIAEALINKGVGIGTAMAFMMAVTALSLPEMILLRKVIKPKLIAAFVIITGIAIIIVGYIFNIMSYVLI is encoded by the coding sequence ATGTTTATATGGTTAGATAAATTAATGAGACTTTTAGTTGAAAAAGTACTAAATATTTCTATGGAAAGTAGATTAGGATCTAGTGTACATTTCTTTTTTTACGATACAATAAAAATTATAATACTTCTTGGGATAATGATATTTATAATTTCTTATATAAGAAGCTATTTTCCACCAGAAAGAACTAAAAAAATATTAGAGAGATTTACTGGGATTAAGGGAAATATTATGGCTTCAATACTTGGAATTGTTACTCCATTTTGCTCTTGCTCCTCAGTTCCATTATTTATTGGGTTTGTAGAAGCTGGGATACCTCTTGGAGTTACATTTTCTTTTCTTATAACTTCACCTATTGTTAACGAAGCAGCCTTTGCTGTATTACTTGCTTCTTTTGGGTGGAAAATTGCAGTGTTTTATGTGATAACAGGGGTAGTTGTAGGTGTTGCAGGTGGCATAATAATAGGAAAATTAAATATGGAAAAACAAGTAGAAGAGTATGTATACGAAATGCAGATGGGAGAAATTGAAATAGAAGAATTAACTACTAGAGGTAGAGTTGATTTTGCTATACAAAACGTAAAAGATATTATAAAGAGAGTTTGGATATTCCTTTTAATTGGAATTGGAATTGGAGCTTTCATTCATGGTTGGGCTCCAGCAGAAGTTCTTTCAAAATATGCAGGAGGGAATAATCCATTTGCAGTTATTGTTGCTGTAATAATTGGTGTACCATTATATTCTAATGCACTTGGAACAATTCCTATAGCAGAAGCTCTTATAAATAAAGGGGTAGGAATCGGTACTGCTATGGCATTTATGATGGCAGTAACTGCTTTATCTCTTCCAGAGATGATACTTTTAAGAAAGGTTATAAAACCAAAACTTATTGCTGCATTTGTTATTATAACAGGAATAGCAATAATTATAGTAGGTTATATATTTAATATTATGTCTTATGTTTTAATTTAA
- a CDS encoding thioredoxin family protein, whose translation MVIKVLGTGCANCKKLEANVKEAVNQLGLDASIEKVEDIKDIMAYGVMRTPAIVVDEKVKVMGRVVKVEEIKEMLKG comes from the coding sequence ATGGTAATTAAAGTTTTAGGGACAGGATGTGCTAATTGTAAGAAATTAGAGGCTAATGTAAAAGAGGCTGTAAATCAGTTAGGACTAGATGCATCTATAGAAAAAGTAGAAGATATAAAAGATATAATGGCTTATGGAGTTATGAGAACTCCTGCTATTGTAGTAGATGAAAAAGTAAAGGTAATGGGAAGAGTTGTAAAAGTTGAAGAAATAAAAGAAATGCTTAAAGGGTAG
- a CDS encoding DMT family transporter produces MGYLFIIIPMLIWGSVGIFVRYINQPPEVIVFCRVFIAFIIMLLLSIIKMRRKNPIQIRFGKRDNILLLLSGVFISFNWMFFFKALKSTTIASATLSYYAAPVIVTILSVFILKEKISKRTFFAVGLSFIGIILMTLSGDGTSNNFNIIGVIYGLIAAFFYALVTISAKKMEHIPSYKIVMVQMGVASLILSPSISQVKKFDTISLVFIFIIGAVHSFLALQLYFEGLKKVKVQHVGVLSYIDPLSAVILACIFFGEVPGYETLIGGTMILIATYIILNVKKQVNISDDV; encoded by the coding sequence GTGGGATATTTATTTATAATAATACCTATGCTTATATGGGGCAGTGTAGGCATATTTGTAAGGTACATTAATCAACCGCCAGAGGTGATAGTATTTTGTAGAGTGTTTATAGCGTTTATTATAATGCTTTTACTAAGTATTATAAAAATGAGAAGAAAAAATCCTATACAAATAAGGTTTGGTAAAAGGGATAATATTTTACTTTTGCTGAGTGGAGTATTTATTTCTTTTAACTGGATGTTCTTTTTTAAAGCGCTTAAGTCTACAACTATAGCATCAGCTACTCTAAGCTATTATGCAGCACCGGTTATTGTTACTATACTTTCTGTATTTATATTAAAGGAAAAGATAAGTAAGAGAACGTTTTTTGCAGTAGGATTAAGTTTTATAGGCATAATTCTTATGACATTAAGTGGAGATGGGACAAGCAATAATTTTAATATAATAGGTGTAATATATGGATTGATAGCAGCATTTTTCTATGCATTAGTTACAATAAGTGCCAAAAAAATGGAACATATACCTTCATATAAGATTGTTATGGTTCAGATGGGAGTTGCTTCGTTAATTCTTTCACCATCTATTAGTCAGGTTAAAAAATTTGATACTATATCTTTAGTATTTATATTTATAATTGGTGCAGTGCATAGTTTTTTAGCGCTTCAACTTTATTTTGAAGGTTTAAAAAAAGTTAAGGTTCAACATGTAGGAGTATTATCTTATATAGATCCATTAAGTGCTGTGATTTTAGCCTGTATATTTTTTGGTGAGGTACCAGGATATGAGACATTAATTGGTGGAACTATGATTTTGATAGCTACATATATTATTTTAAATGTTAAAAAACAAGTAAATATTAGTGATGATGTATAA
- a CDS encoding cupin domain-containing protein, whose product MNNKMKNIDVSKVLEMEKLVEYKEGQVVSRTLSQGRNLSVTLFAFPEGEEISSHSSSGDAMVYIIDGEAEITIGEEKFNLKKGETIVMPSGIPHALYALKNFKMQLVVVFNS is encoded by the coding sequence ATGAACAATAAGATGAAAAACATAGATGTTTCTAAAGTTTTAGAAATGGAGAAGCTTGTAGAATATAAAGAAGGCCAAGTGGTGAGTAGAACTCTTTCACAAGGAAGAAATTTAAGTGTTACATTATTTGCATTTCCAGAAGGAGAAGAAATAAGTTCCCATTCTTCAAGTGGTGATGCTATGGTATATATTATTGATGGAGAAGCGGAAATAACTATAGGAGAAGAAAAATTTAATTTAAAAAAAGGAGAAACTATAGTAATGCCTTCAGGAATACCTCATGCATTGTACGCCTTGAAGAATTTTAAAATGCAACTTGTAGTAGTATTTAATTCTTAA
- a CDS encoding hemolysin family protein, which translates to MDVTPTSSILPQIILVFILILINAFFAASEMAIVSLNKNKVILLAKEGNKKAQSLQKLTHEPSKFLATIQVGITISGLLASASAATSISSKLSLIMKKWNIPYSDKLSILIITIILSYITLVFGELLPKRIALQNSESIAMFVVNPILFISKITLPFVKLLSSSTNLLVRLAGLDTSDLEEKVSKEEIKSLIDVGEEHGVINETEREMINGIFDFDDKIAKEVMTPRTDVFAVDIDDPINKTIKDIVIEQFSRVPIYKDDSDNIIGILYIKDLFQELLEKGIQNINLKTLLKPAYFVPETKNIDDLFKELQSSKTHMAILIDEYGGFSGIVTIEDLIEEITGNIFDEHDEIKSDIKKLDNNTYIVNGIMPIDDLNDSLHLKLESENSDTIGGFVIDLLGSIPKNDEEKTVDYDNIIFKIEKVSEKRIEKLKIYIPSKE; encoded by the coding sequence ATGGACGTAACTCCTACTAGCAGTATACTGCCTCAAATAATTCTAGTTTTTATTCTTATATTAATTAACGCTTTTTTTGCAGCATCAGAGATGGCAATTGTATCTTTAAATAAAAACAAAGTAATTCTTCTTGCAAAAGAAGGAAACAAAAAAGCACAATCTTTACAAAAACTGACACATGAGCCTAGTAAATTTTTAGCTACAATACAGGTAGGTATAACTATTTCAGGATTGCTTGCTAGTGCTTCTGCTGCAACAAGCATATCAAGTAAATTATCTCTAATAATGAAAAAATGGAATATACCTTATAGTGATAAACTTTCAATCTTAATAATAACTATTATTTTATCTTATATAACTCTTGTTTTTGGAGAATTATTACCAAAACGGATAGCATTGCAAAATTCAGAATCAATTGCTATGTTCGTAGTAAATCCTATTTTATTTATATCTAAAATCACTTTACCTTTTGTAAAATTACTTTCTTCATCAACAAATCTTCTTGTTAGACTTGCAGGTCTTGATACAAGTGATTTAGAAGAAAAAGTTTCTAAAGAAGAAATTAAATCTTTAATAGATGTGGGCGAGGAACATGGGGTTATAAATGAAACAGAAAGAGAAATGATCAATGGTATATTCGACTTTGACGATAAAATAGCAAAAGAGGTTATGACACCTAGAACTGATGTATTTGCAGTTGATATAGATGATCCCATAAATAAAACTATTAAAGATATAGTTATAGAGCAATTTTCAAGAGTTCCTATCTATAAAGATGACAGTGATAATATTATAGGCATTTTATATATAAAAGATTTGTTTCAAGAACTATTAGAAAAAGGCATTCAAAATATAAATTTAAAAACTCTTCTTAAACCCGCTTATTTTGTACCTGAAACTAAGAATATTGATGATTTATTTAAAGAACTTCAAAGTAGTAAAACACATATGGCAATATTAATTGATGAATATGGAGGTTTTTCTGGAATTGTTACTATAGAAGATTTAATTGAAGAGATAACAGGAAACATTTTTGATGAACATGACGAAATCAAAAGTGACATAAAAAAACTTGATAACAATACTTATATTGTAAATGGAATTATGCCTATCGATGATTTAAATGATTCTCTTCATTTAAAATTAGAATCAGAAAACTCCGATACAATCGGAGGGTTTGTCATAGATTTATTAGGAAGCATTCCTAAAAACGATGAGGAAAAAACTGTAGACTATGATAATATAATATTTAAAATTGAAAAAGTTAGTGAAAAAAGAATTGAAAAATTAAAAATATATATACCTAGCAAAGAATAA
- a CDS encoding EAL domain-containing protein, which yields MLNLLKKFLENKNKKLKSLDLNLIHLREKINPKKESLKIAIIYSLVSIIWIISSDKVLSHTIKDIDLYKNINMVKGCMYILITVIVIYSLIYRKMMLLKGALDKMHTAYKELSIAYDKTATVEDELRLQYKELEEHRNALIESNKKQVIIQEKLRREKILSDNVINDVSIIIAIWDISGTIKRLNPYGEAVSGYKCEELIGKNWLERLIPKENKKYMSNVFEKVTKGETLRNHESQLIRKDGSTVNIIWNSNVLHEENSQIKEIISFGTDITELRKMEERLNSLAYYDVLTKLPNRFMFQKKMANLLKEKKDKPSKFALIFMDIDNFKYINDTLGHLSGDMLLKNIANILIDNIVPPNFMARLGGDEFAIVIDNVESKEDISNKIEKLIKNLRKPWIIEEQEFFISFSMGIAVYPEDGKDLITLLKKADTAMFSIKEKGKDNYCFYSNNMEEKTLGHINMLNELRRAIDRKEFTLYYQPQINLKTGKIVGVEALIRWIHPKRGFIPPIEFISIAEQTGDIHKIEEWVFKTAFKQKKEWDEKGYSYINMSINMSGETLARNNVVSDIKTILIDNDMNCNNLQLEITETSFMKKLDVAIKNIEDIRNMGIKVSLDDFGTGYCSLTYLKKLPIDIVKIDRQFIKGIINQHEEEIIVQSIIQLVHGLNMKVVAEGIETEDQLQFLKKYKCDIGQGYLFSKPLPSDEIEKIIEDDYKINRETEM from the coding sequence ATGCTCAATTTATTAAAGAAGTTTTTAGAAAATAAAAATAAAAAACTTAAATCTTTGGACTTAAATTTAATACATTTAAGAGAAAAAATTAACCCCAAAAAAGAATCACTTAAAATAGCTATAATATATTCATTAGTAAGTATTATATGGATAATATCCTCTGATAAAGTTTTAAGTCATACTATTAAGGATATAGATTTATATAAAAATATAAATATGGTTAAAGGGTGCATGTATATTTTAATCACAGTTATAGTTATATATTCACTTATATATAGAAAAATGATGTTATTAAAAGGTGCGTTAGATAAAATGCATACTGCATATAAAGAGTTAAGTATTGCTTATGACAAAACAGCTACTGTTGAAGATGAGCTTAGATTACAATATAAAGAACTTGAAGAACATCGTAATGCACTTATTGAAAGTAATAAAAAACAAGTAATTATCCAAGAAAAATTGAGACGGGAGAAAATACTTTCAGATAATGTAATAAATGATGTTTCCATAATAATAGCTATATGGGATATTAGTGGTACTATAAAAAGATTGAACCCATATGGTGAAGCAGTGTCAGGATATAAATGTGAGGAATTAATAGGAAAAAATTGGTTAGAACGCTTAATTCCTAAAGAAAATAAGAAATATATGTCAAATGTTTTTGAAAAAGTTACTAAAGGGGAAACTTTAAGAAATCATGAAAGTCAACTAATTAGGAAAGATGGTAGCACTGTCAATATAATATGGAATAGTAATGTTCTACATGAAGAAAATTCTCAAATAAAAGAGATAATTTCTTTTGGAACAGATATTACGGAGTTGAGGAAGATGGAGGAAAGGCTTAACTCATTAGCTTATTACGACGTTTTAACCAAACTTCCTAATAGATTTATGTTCCAAAAGAAAATGGCAAATTTATTGAAAGAAAAAAAAGATAAACCCTCGAAGTTTGCATTAATATTTATGGATATAGATAATTTTAAGTATATTAATGATACATTAGGCCACTTATCTGGAGATATGCTATTAAAAAATATAGCAAATATTTTAATAGACAACATAGTTCCACCAAATTTTATGGCTAGATTAGGTGGAGATGAATTTGCTATAGTTATAGATAATGTAGAAAGCAAGGAAGATATATCTAATAAAATTGAAAAATTAATTAAAAATCTAAGAAAACCTTGGATTATTGAAGAACAAGAATTTTTTATTTCTTTTAGTATGGGAATAGCTGTTTATCCTGAAGATGGTAAGGACTTAATAACACTTTTAAAAAAGGCAGATACTGCTATGTTCAGTATAAAAGAAAAAGGAAAAGATAACTACTGCTTTTATTCAAATAATATGGAAGAAAAAACATTAGGGCACATAAATATGTTGAATGAGCTTAGACGAGCTATAGATAGAAAGGAATTTACTCTTTATTATCAACCTCAGATAAATTTAAAAACAGGAAAAATTGTAGGCGTTGAAGCGTTAATAAGATGGATACATCCCAAAAGGGGATTTATTCCTCCTATAGAATTTATTTCAATAGCAGAACAGACTGGAGATATACATAAAATAGAGGAATGGGTATTTAAGACAGCTTTTAAACAGAAAAAAGAATGGGATGAAAAAGGATACTCTTATATAAACATGTCAATAAACATGTCTGGTGAAACTTTAGCAAGAAATAATGTGGTAAGTGATATAAAAACAATATTAATTGATAACGATATGAATTGCAACAATTTGCAATTAGAAATTACAGAAACTTCTTTTATGAAAAAGTTAGATGTAGCAATTAAAAATATTGAAGATATTAGGAATATGGGGATTAAAGTTTCCTTAGATGATTTTGGTACAGGGTATTGTTCACTTACTTATTTGAAAAAATTGCCTATAGATATTGTAAAAATAGATAGGCAATTTATAAAGGGTATAATAAATCAACATGAGGAAGAAATTATAGTGCAGTCGATAATACAATTAGTTCATGGATTAAATATGAAAGTTGTAGCTGAGGGAATTGAAACAGAGGATCAGTTACAATTTCTTAAAAAATATAAGTGTGATATTGGTCAAGGATATTTATTTAGTAAGCCATTGCCTTCAGATGAAATAGAAAAAATTATAGAAGATGATTATAAGATTAACAGAGAAACTGAGATGTAA
- the nuoE gene encoding NADH-quinone oxidoreductase subunit NuoE yields the protein MKEIKCCCSSNLKDERLEKVQETIEEHKEVKGALIPVLHEVQKIYGYLPEEALHLVCKGLQVSMSEIYGVATFYSLFTLESKGKHIIKVCMGTACYVKGSQSVMEKLNSVLGVQVGKTTKDGKFTLEAARCLGSCGLAPVMMIDDRVYGKVTPDDVVRILEEYK from the coding sequence TTGAAAGAAATTAAATGCTGTTGTAGTTCAAATCTAAAAGATGAAAGGCTAGAAAAAGTGCAAGAAACAATTGAAGAGCATAAGGAGGTAAAAGGAGCATTAATACCAGTATTGCATGAAGTACAAAAAATTTATGGATATCTTCCTGAAGAGGCTCTCCATCTAGTGTGTAAAGGATTACAAGTTTCTATGTCTGAAATATATGGTGTTGCTACTTTTTATTCTTTATTTACATTAGAATCAAAAGGAAAGCATATTATAAAGGTTTGTATGGGAACGGCTTGTTATGTAAAAGGGTCACAAAGTGTTATGGAAAAACTAAATTCAGTTTTAGGAGTTCAAGTTGGAAAAACAACAAAGGATGGCAAGTTTACTCTAGAGGCAGCTAGATGTCTTGGAAGCTGTGGACTTGCTCCTGTTATGATGATAGATGATAGAGTTTATGGAAAAGTAACTCCAGACGATGTAGTTAGAATACTGGAGGAATATAAATAG
- a CDS encoding ferredoxin, with amino-acid sequence MKNLTIEDIEKIRIQNLEKVNQGSDRKNIRISVGMGTCGIAAGAGPVYKVIYEEIKNLGLEEEIALEKVGCIGACRLEPIIEVMIPGEEKVTYVKVTPNKARKIIKDHVVGGKAVKEFTIHLIENTILNDFTIISD; translated from the coding sequence ATGAAAAATTTGACTATAGAAGATATAGAAAAAATAAGAATTCAAAATTTGGAAAAAGTAAATCAAGGGTCTGATAGAAAAAATATAAGAATCTCAGTAGGAATGGGGACTTGTGGTATAGCAGCTGGTGCGGGGCCAGTTTATAAGGTTATTTATGAAGAAATTAAAAACTTAGGGTTAGAAGAAGAAATTGCTTTAGAAAAAGTTGGATGTATAGGTGCCTGTAGGTTAGAGCCAATTATAGAAGTTATGATACCAGGGGAAGAAAAAGTAACTTATGTAAAGGTAACGCCCAATAAAGCAAGAAAAATAATTAAAGATCATGTGGTTGGGGGAAAAGCTGTAAAAGAGTTTACTATACACCTTATTGAAAATACAATTCTTAACGATTTTACAATTATAAGTGATTGA
- a CDS encoding NADH-quinone oxidoreductase subunit NuoF produces MEFYALQVLICGGEGCNLADSKKISNLLKLELKQCGLDKEVEVIKTACLGFCNLGPVMIVYPEGIVYSNIKPSDIHEIVQEHFINGRVVKRLCYTLKLGDGRIKNLQSIDMFKKQERIVLRNCGIINPEKIDEYIARDGYKGLGEVLTKMSPEEVIDVISESGLRGRGGGGFPTGKKWSFAAAQKNEQKYIICNADEGDPGAFMDRSVLEGDPHTILEAMTIGGYAIGANKGFIYVRAEYPLAVERLKIAIRQAKEYGLLGNDILGTGFKFDIEIRLGAGAFVCGEETALIKSIEGKRGMPVTKPPFPAVSGLWGKPTVINNVETYANICPIILKGSKWFRSIGTEKSPGTKVFALGGKIRNTGLVEIPMGTTLRDVIFNIGGGIPNNKHFKAVQTGGPSGGCIPARYINIPIEYDTLIELGSMMGSGGMIVMDEDNCMVDVARFFLDFTKDESCGKCTPCRIGTKRLLEILEIITNGEGSLNDVEKLEKLGYEIKNTALCGLGQTAPNPILSTLRYFKDEYISHVVDKKCPAKACKSLVKYRINADVCKRCGMCAKNCPSGAIIGRKGEAYKIDKDKCIKCGSCMHDCLFNAIVKE; encoded by the coding sequence ATGGAGTTTTATGCTTTGCAAGTTCTTATATGTGGAGGAGAAGGATGTAATTTAGCAGATTCTAAGAAAATAAGTAATTTGCTTAAATTAGAGTTGAAGCAATGTGGTTTGGATAAAGAGGTAGAAGTTATAAAAACAGCATGTCTTGGGTTCTGTAATTTGGGACCAGTTATGATTGTTTATCCAGAAGGAATTGTATATTCTAATATAAAACCATCAGATATTCACGAAATAGTACAAGAACATTTTATAAATGGAAGAGTTGTAAAAAGGCTTTGTTATACTCTCAAACTAGGTGATGGAAGAATTAAAAATTTACAAAGTATAGATATGTTCAAAAAACAAGAAAGAATTGTACTTAGAAATTGTGGAATTATAAATCCTGAAAAAATTGATGAATATATTGCTAGGGATGGGTATAAAGGTTTAGGAGAAGTACTAACTAAGATGTCACCAGAAGAAGTTATAGATGTAATCAGTGAGTCTGGACTAAGAGGTAGAGGGGGAGGGGGATTCCCTACAGGTAAAAAATGGAGTTTTGCAGCTGCTCAGAAAAATGAACAAAAATATATAATATGTAATGCGGATGAAGGAGACCCAGGTGCTTTTATGGATCGTTCTGTTTTGGAAGGGGATCCTCACACTATTCTAGAAGCTATGACAATTGGAGGATATGCTATAGGAGCAAATAAGGGATTTATATATGTGAGAGCAGAGTACCCACTAGCTGTAGAAAGACTAAAAATAGCTATAAGACAAGCAAAGGAATATGGATTGCTTGGTAATGATATATTAGGAACTGGCTTTAAATTTGATATAGAAATTAGGCTTGGGGCAGGGGCTTTTGTTTGTGGAGAAGAAACTGCTTTAATTAAATCCATAGAAGGCAAGAGGGGAATGCCTGTTACAAAGCCTCCTTTCCCAGCTGTAAGTGGGCTTTGGGGTAAACCTACTGTAATAAATAATGTAGAAACATATGCAAATATATGTCCAATTATATTAAAAGGATCCAAGTGGTTTAGATCAATAGGAACAGAAAAAAGTCCTGGAACTAAAGTATTTGCTTTAGGTGGAAAAATTAGAAATACAGGTTTAGTGGAAATTCCTATGGGAACTACACTAAGAGATGTAATTTTTAATATAGGTGGCGGAATTCCAAACAATAAGCATTTTAAGGCTGTACAAACAGGGGGGCCATCGGGAGGATGTATTCCAGCAAGGTATATCAACATTCCAATTGAATATGATACTTTAATTGAACTTGGTTCAATGATGGGATCAGGTGGAATGATTGTAATGGATGAAGACAATTGTATGGTTGATGTAGCAAGGTTCTTTTTAGATTTTACAAAAGACGAATCTTGTGGAAAATGTACTCCATGTAGAATAGGAACTAAAAGGCTATTAGAAATACTTGAAATAATAACAAATGGAGAGGGTTCTTTAAATGATGTTGAAAAACTTGAAAAATTAGGTTATGAAATTAAAAATACTGCACTTTGTGGATTAGGTCAAACAGCACCGAATCCTATATTATCTACTTTAAGGTATTTTAAAGATGAGTATATTTCTCATGTAGTTGACAAAAAATGTCCGGCAAAAGCCTGTAAGAGTCTTGTAAAATATCGTATAAATGCTGATGTTTGCAAGAGATGTGGTATGTGCGCTAAAAATTGTCCTAGTGGAGCAATCATAGGTAGAAAAGGAGAAGCATATAAGATTGACAAAGATAAATGTATAAAATGTGGTTCTTGTATGCATGACTGTTTATTTAATGCAATAGTCAAAGAATAA